In one window of candidate division KSB1 bacterium DNA:
- a CDS encoding SpoIID/LytB domain-containing protein: MLGQPQNGSALDNHAPAKLQEGMPVLRIALEEPRDAVDFRLTGRFSVMNDQGVAILKDVASSVKWRLKLKQFSPPQYAYYLVLGRFYDYHEAQELEYQLIEKGIGNRIKIRGGKLYWGNKVVNDNTEYWVVVDELNTEAEAKAFAQQRLSGFQYQIFREKIHEPYASFELFDSELEKLSESENVIRILPESDDVITYLFDLHSENEIQARQQKHRSLVGPLEFRCNDEGKIIVICELPLEQYIESVVAAEIRPDLPPAVIQAQTIAVRSRAIASLGIRHPDDNFHLCSSSHCQRFQGVMAAAEPISKAVRETQGLVLHDGRLVVDAYYSLICGGHTEAYSSLSPDTGQEPYPAVFCANSQISDNWPIDLTTDAAIRDWVMNEPDVYCNLTKQIPNSQFISSIKPFRWQVHYDHEELEEIISTKIGYPIGSLFDIIPVRRGVSGRIFEVEILGSLKNVLIAGEQNICQTLAPDRLASSCFVIDRQFDDEGFPISFTFYGAGVGHGVGLCQAGGIALALQGKNYAEILSHYFRGVEIKKIY; the protein is encoded by the coding sequence ATGCTGGGTCAACCACAAAACGGTTCAGCTCTGGACAATCACGCCCCAGCGAAATTGCAAGAGGGGATGCCAGTATTGCGCATCGCTTTAGAGGAACCTCGCGACGCAGTGGATTTTCGTCTGACTGGTCGATTTTCAGTAATGAATGATCAAGGTGTTGCTATTTTAAAGGACGTCGCTTCGTCTGTCAAATGGCGGCTGAAATTGAAACAATTTTCGCCACCCCAATATGCATATTATCTTGTGTTGGGCAGATTCTATGATTACCATGAAGCGCAGGAGCTGGAGTATCAATTAATCGAGAAAGGGATTGGCAACCGCATCAAGATCCGAGGAGGCAAATTATACTGGGGGAATAAAGTTGTCAATGATAATACTGAATACTGGGTTGTGGTCGATGAATTGAACACAGAGGCCGAAGCCAAAGCATTTGCGCAACAACGGTTGTCAGGATTTCAATATCAAATTTTTCGCGAGAAAATTCACGAGCCATACGCATCATTCGAGCTATTCGATTCAGAGCTGGAAAAATTGAGCGAATCTGAAAACGTAATTCGAATCCTTCCTGAATCGGATGATGTGATAACTTATTTATTCGATTTGCACTCGGAGAATGAGATTCAAGCGCGCCAGCAGAAACATCGCAGCCTTGTTGGTCCATTGGAGTTCCGTTGCAATGATGAGGGCAAAATCATTGTGATTTGCGAATTGCCACTGGAGCAGTATATCGAATCTGTTGTCGCTGCCGAAATACGACCCGATTTGCCACCAGCCGTGATCCAAGCCCAGACGATCGCGGTAAGAAGTCGGGCGATTGCCTCGTTGGGGATTCGGCATCCAGATGACAATTTTCATCTGTGTTCCAGTTCCCATTGTCAACGATTTCAAGGAGTGATGGCTGCGGCAGAACCAATTAGCAAAGCGGTTCGAGAGACACAAGGTTTGGTTTTGCATGATGGCCGGCTTGTGGTCGATGCTTATTATTCCCTGATTTGTGGCGGCCACACAGAAGCATACTCCAGCCTTAGCCCCGATACCGGTCAGGAGCCTTATCCCGCTGTATTTTGCGCCAACAGCCAAATAAGTGATAATTGGCCAATCGATTTGACCACGGATGCTGCGATCCGTGACTGGGTAATGAACGAGCCTGATGTGTATTGTAACCTAACGAAACAAATTCCGAACAGCCAATTCATCAGCTCAATAAAACCATTTCGCTGGCAAGTGCATTATGACCATGAGGAGTTGGAGGAGATCATTTCAACCAAAATCGGTTATCCAATTGGTTCCCTGTTCGATATCATACCAGTTCGGCGTGGTGTTTCAGGCCGTATCTTTGAAGTTGAAATCCTAGGGAGTCTAAAAAATGTGCTGATAGCGGGCGAGCAGAACATTTGCCAGACGTTGGCTCCTGATCGTCTGGCCAGTAGCTGTTTTGTTATAGATCGGCAATTTGATGATGAAGGTTTTCCCATTAGCTTTACCTTTTATGGCGCAGGTGTTGGACATGGGGTGGGATTGTGCCAGGCGGGGGGGATCGCTCTGGCGCTTCAAGGCAAAAATTATGCTGAGATACTATCTCATTACTTTCGGGGGGTTGAAATAAAGAAAATTTATTAG
- a CDS encoding ATP-binding protein, with protein MIIQTVFIRAFKSILELTTSIDPKISVLIGPNESGKTNILKAMTAFNPGSEFDYSMTCQYSDSYAQKRCPEIALEFVISKAARNKLLKISDAFKTAASFYVKKEGPQISDYKVLIDGQPVPIPDMKSLLMCLPKIAYFDEIPLIKNRVDYYSLVDGRPGFTTERNLLKIGGIDDVEVIFEDTTHGRRAAEQASRTITEQIRMVWSQEPSVEIKLSVNGKVLYIDISDKTTVLDTPESRSLGFRWYLSFCINFLAQTRQSSTNEYIFLIDEPGIHLHPAGQKDLVKVLENLAEKNQIIYTTHSPFMINREYPERVRLVTKGTDGTHVDSEAYRQNWKPLRKSIGLMIGDLFFFSDDSLILELPRRKVPLTDRLRFWNKEQRS; from the coding sequence ATGATCATCCAGACCGTATTTATTCGAGCCTTCAAATCTATTCTTGAATTAACCACCTCGATCGACCCAAAGATCTCGGTACTCATCGGTCCCAACGAAAGCGGCAAGACCAACATCCTTAAGGCGATGACGGCGTTCAATCCTGGCAGCGAATTCGACTATTCCATGACCTGCCAGTACTCCGATTCCTATGCACAAAAAAGATGCCCTGAAATCGCGCTGGAGTTCGTGATCTCGAAAGCTGCCAGAAATAAATTGCTCAAAATTTCTGACGCCTTCAAAACTGCGGCATCGTTTTACGTGAAAAAAGAAGGGCCGCAAATCTCCGATTATAAAGTCCTGATCGATGGCCAGCCGGTTCCGATCCCTGACATGAAATCTCTGCTCATGTGCCTGCCAAAGATCGCCTATTTCGATGAAATCCCATTGATCAAAAATCGGGTCGATTATTACAGCCTGGTGGACGGTCGGCCTGGCTTCACCACGGAGCGCAATCTGCTTAAAATTGGCGGAATTGATGATGTCGAGGTCATTTTCGAAGACACAACGCATGGCCGGCGCGCGGCAGAACAAGCAAGCAGAACTATCACGGAACAAATTCGCATGGTCTGGTCCCAAGAACCCAGCGTCGAGATCAAGCTTTCTGTCAATGGTAAAGTGCTCTATATCGACATTTCCGATAAAACCACAGTGCTCGACACCCCAGAATCGCGCAGTCTCGGATTTCGCTGGTACCTCTCGTTTTGCATCAATTTCTTGGCACAAACGCGACAATCGAGCACCAACGAATATATTTTTCTCATCGATGAACCAGGCATTCATCTCCATCCGGCTGGACAAAAGGATCTGGTAAAAGTGCTGGAAAATTTAGCTGAGAAGAATCAGATCATCTACACAACCCATTCTCCGTTCATGATCAATCGAGAATATCCAGAGCGAGTGAGATTAGTGACTAAGGGCACCGATGGTACCCATGTCGATAGCGAAGCTTATCGCCAAAACTGGAAGCCTTTGCGCAAATCCATCGGCTTGATGATTGGAGATCTGTTTTTTTTCAGTGATGATAGCCTGATCTTGGAACTGCCGAGACGGAAAGTGCCATTAACTGATCGACTTCGCTTTTGGAATAAGGAGCAAAGGTCTTAA
- a CDS encoding P1 family peptidase, translating to MVQLRNSICDVPGIMVGHAQDEVARTGCTVILPRQPVIASVEVRGLAPGSRELDLLDPVRTISHVHAILLTGGSAFGLDSAQGVVQFLEEQNIGYDTGIAKVPLVPAAVIYDLGVGSAQVRPDRAMGYLAANQAHPNNDSRGLVGAGTGATVGKFAGHSFAMNGGLGTCSGMIDDRIIVGVMVVVNALGNIIDPISGQTIAGARDPDTHQFIDPALIITNPQSLSFARLSNTTLAVVATNAQLNKAEAKRLAQMATTGITRTTYPAHTPFDGDVVFALSTGELPRVDLFRIGLLASNLIADAIIQAVKVTNPLK from the coding sequence ATGGTTCAACTGAGAAATAGCATTTGCGATGTCCCAGGGATCATGGTCGGACACGCCCAAGATGAGGTCGCCCGGACTGGTTGTACCGTGATCTTGCCACGGCAACCCGTCATCGCCAGCGTTGAGGTTCGTGGACTTGCACCAGGTAGCCGCGAACTTGATCTTTTAGATCCAGTGCGCACCATTTCGCACGTCCATGCGATTCTGCTAACCGGTGGAAGTGCCTTTGGGTTGGATAGTGCACAAGGGGTCGTGCAATTTTTAGAGGAGCAGAATATCGGCTATGACACCGGGATTGCCAAGGTCCCTTTGGTGCCAGCAGCCGTCATTTACGATCTGGGGGTGGGATCTGCCCAAGTGCGGCCAGATCGCGCTATGGGCTACCTGGCAGCCAACCAGGCACATCCCAACAATGATTCTCGGGGACTTGTTGGAGCCGGTACCGGGGCAACAGTTGGAAAATTTGCTGGACACAGCTTTGCCATGAACGGTGGACTTGGTACTTGCTCAGGCATGATCGATGACAGAATTATTGTCGGCGTGATGGTGGTCGTGAATGCGTTGGGCAATATCATTGATCCTATCTCTGGCCAGACCATTGCTGGGGCGCGGGACCCAGACACTCACCAATTTATCGACCCTGCGCTCATTATTACAAACCCTCAATCGCTATCGTTCGCTCGGTTGTCCAATACCACCCTAGCCGTCGTGGCAACCAATGCCCAATTGAATAAAGCTGAGGCGAAACGATTGGCCCAAATGGCAACCACAGGAATCACCCGAACAACCTACCCAGCTCATACGCCGTTCGATGGCGATGTCGTATTTGCCCTTAGCACTGGAGAGCTACCACGTGTCGATCTATTTCGCATTGGTTTGCTTGCCAGCAATCTAATCGCTGATGCTATCATTCAGGCAGTAAAAGTGACAAATCCTCTCAAATAA
- a CDS encoding sigma 54-interacting transcriptional regulator produces MRKKRTKTQIADMGEDLIIGSSPEAKRLKRAVRKLAKIDSNVLIIGETGTGKEFIARQIFSLSPRRNHQFVEVNCSALGKTISLKDLFGEEHPDGSTTIGLLEKANNGILFLDNIADMNYEFQDEFLQVLRDKKFKRLNGNEMINATMRIIATSDHDLTPEIESEKFRKELYYLVNMLTLQIPPLRERKQDIPELFTFFLRKYCQEEGREEPAVQSEIFESIMEYDWKGNIRELENTVKNLLLMSPEGELSAEFLPFRIKKHPFDFLEPRNLKAVISEIEIYLIKKALKRFGGNQVKAARLLGVPEATLRFKMKKYAIPKD; encoded by the coding sequence ATGAGAAAAAAACGTACTAAGACACAAATCGCAGACATGGGGGAAGATCTTATTATTGGTAGCAGTCCTGAGGCAAAACGACTGAAACGAGCCGTCAGAAAATTAGCCAAAATCGACAGCAATGTGCTGATTATTGGGGAGACTGGCACTGGCAAGGAATTTATTGCGCGTCAGATTTTCAGTCTTAGCCCCCGTCGCAACCATCAATTCGTTGAGGTCAACTGCTCGGCGCTGGGCAAAACCATAAGCCTGAAGGATTTGTTTGGCGAAGAGCATCCAGATGGTTCCACAACGATCGGCCTGTTGGAAAAAGCCAATAATGGGATTCTTTTTTTGGATAATATTGCCGATATGAATTATGAGTTTCAGGATGAATTTCTTCAAGTATTACGAGACAAGAAGTTCAAGAGACTTAACGGCAACGAAATGATCAACGCCACGATGCGAATCATTGCTACGTCGGATCACGATCTCACGCCAGAGATCGAATCGGAAAAGTTTCGCAAGGAACTTTATTATCTTGTGAACATGCTCACCCTTCAGATTCCGCCACTGCGAGAAAGAAAACAGGATATTCCAGAGCTGTTCACGTTTTTCTTGAGAAAGTATTGCCAAGAGGAGGGCAGAGAAGAACCAGCGGTTCAATCGGAGATCTTCGAATCGATTATGGAATACGATTGGAAGGGGAACATTCGGGAGCTGGAAAATACCGTGAAGAACCTGCTATTGATGTCCCCGGAGGGAGAGCTTTCTGCGGAGTTTTTACCATTTAGAATCAAAAAGCATCCTTTCGATTTCTTGGAGCCGAGGAACCTCAAAGCCGTGATATCGGAGATTGAAATTTACCTGATCAAAAAAGCATTGAAGCGATTTGGAGGGAATCAGGTGAAAGCAGCCCGGCTGCTAGGCGTACCAGAGGCGACGCTTCGATTCAAAATGAAAAAGTACGCTATTCCCAAAGATTGA
- a CDS encoding Crp/Fnr family transcriptional regulator: MDVQKFLANQFLFESLSGDQIKLIAEAASIRTLKKGEHLFSELQPASAFFIVVSGSVKIYKLSAQGGEQILHVQYPGDLVAEAVIFDFETYPAFCAALEDTVLLRFGKEDFLTILRHFPEITFKIMSAYSRRLRMLVTKIEELSLHDVKSRLASYLLNHYERRENRYVISLPISKKDLAAILGTIPETLSRTLNFMKREGIIAEEKNEIFILSLKKLKQMVLS, from the coding sequence ATGGATGTTCAAAAGTTTTTGGCGAACCAATTTTTATTTGAATCTCTTTCGGGCGATCAAATTAAGCTGATTGCGGAGGCAGCTTCCATAAGGACGTTAAAAAAAGGAGAGCACCTTTTTTCGGAATTGCAACCGGCCAGCGCCTTCTTTATTGTGGTTTCTGGATCGGTAAAGATTTACAAGCTTTCGGCCCAAGGGGGTGAACAAATTTTGCATGTCCAATACCCTGGGGATCTGGTCGCTGAGGCTGTGATTTTTGATTTTGAAACCTACCCTGCCTTTTGCGCTGCATTAGAAGATACCGTATTGCTTCGGTTCGGAAAAGAGGATTTTCTCACGATATTGCGCCATTTCCCCGAAATCACATTCAAAATTATGAGCGCCTATTCGCGTCGGCTGCGAATGCTGGTTACAAAGATCGAGGAGCTTTCGCTCCATGACGTCAAATCGCGGCTCGCCAGCTATCTGCTCAACCATTATGAACGTCGCGAAAACCGCTATGTGATATCGCTCCCCATTTCTAAAAAGGACCTGGCTGCAATCCTGGGTACAATTCCAGAAACGCTGTCGCGCACTCTCAATTTCATGAAGCGAGAGGGGATCATTGCCGAAGAAAAAAATGAAATTTTTATCCTGAGTCTAAAGAAATTGAAACAGATGGTTCTTTCTTGA
- a CDS encoding dihydroorotate dehydrogenase-like protein yields the protein MNLSTRYLNLPLENPIVVASCGLTKSVDQIIKCEEAGAGAVVMKSLFEEQIREMNSGLKDSVSMHTEALDYIRAEIDMQLGPREYLETITAAKKRVSIPVIASINCFSSKWWTAYAKQIESAGADALELNIYIMPFSSEMSGYNIENNYIEILRAVKQEVDIPVSLKLSPYFTSFANLAEKLDHQGADGLVLFNRFVHPEIDIDKVSSSVKPSFNDPEGFYNSLRWIALLSGKLKLDLAASGNIRTTEDVIKQLLAGAKVIQIASVLYKEGLGKIREMLSGLENWMKQHQFDSIDDFRGKLNQANDPKPDAYVRAQYLKAIAGIE from the coding sequence ATGAACCTTTCGACAAGATATTTAAATTTGCCCCTTGAAAATCCGATCGTCGTCGCCAGTTGTGGTTTGACAAAGAGCGTCGATCAGATCATAAAATGTGAAGAAGCCGGCGCTGGTGCTGTTGTCATGAAATCGTTGTTTGAAGAGCAAATCCGGGAGATGAATTCCGGCCTGAAGGACAGCGTATCAATGCACACGGAGGCGTTAGATTATATTCGGGCAGAAATTGATATGCAACTGGGTCCGAGAGAATATCTCGAGACTATCACCGCTGCCAAGAAGCGAGTTTCGATCCCTGTGATCGCCAGCATCAATTGTTTCTCCTCCAAATGGTGGACCGCTTACGCCAAGCAGATCGAATCTGCTGGAGCAGATGCCCTGGAGCTCAATATCTACATTATGCCGTTCAGTTCAGAGATGAGCGGCTACAATATCGAAAATAACTACATCGAAATATTGAGGGCGGTGAAGCAAGAGGTCGATATTCCGGTTTCTCTCAAGCTCTCGCCATATTTCACCTCGTTTGCTAATCTGGCTGAAAAACTCGATCATCAGGGCGCAGATGGCCTTGTGCTATTCAACCGTTTCGTCCACCCAGAGATTGATATTGATAAAGTAAGTTCTTCTGTGAAACCGTCGTTTAATGATCCAGAGGGATTTTACAATTCGCTGCGCTGGATAGCGCTATTATCGGGCAAGCTAAAACTGGACCTTGCTGCAAGTGGTAACATTCGAACCACCGAAGATGTGATCAAACAATTACTGGCTGGTGCGAAAGTGATTCAGATCGCCTCGGTACTTTACAAAGAAGGATTGGGGAAAATTCGCGAGATGCTGAGTGGCCTGGAGAATTGGATGAAACAGCATCAATTTGACAGCATTGATGATTTCCGAGGGAAATTAAATCAGGCCAATGATCCCAAGCCTGATGCTTATGTCCGCGCGCAATATCTGAAGGCGATTGCGGGCATTGAATAG